In Stigmatopora nigra isolate UIUO_SnigA chromosome 18, RoL_Snig_1.1, whole genome shotgun sequence, one genomic interval encodes:
- the LOC144211415 gene encoding pancreatic propolypeptide YG-like isoform X1 — MCLHDVLPLKDPSTMLRQCMMLATLLVCLLAFWGQFADAYPPKPESPASNASPEDWAKYHAAVRHYVNLITRQRYGKRSSPEQAMEWLLYATDPNQDSEPRLDYNSEW, encoded by the exons ATGTGCTTACATGATGTTCTTCCCTTGAAGGATCCATCCACCATGCTGAGACAGTGCATGATGCTCGCCACGCTCCTCGTTtgtttgttggcgttttggggcCAGTTTGCGGATGCTTACCCGCCCAAACCCGAGAGTCCCGCCAGCAATGCGTCCCCGGAGGATTGGGCCAAGTATCACGCTGCTGTCAGGCATTATGTCAATCTCATCACCAGGCAGAG ATATGGGAAGAGATCATCTCCTGAGCAAGCAATGGAATGGCTGCTCTATGCTACGGATCCAAACCAAGACTCTGAACCACG ACTGGACTATAACAGCGAGTGGTAA
- the LOC144211415 gene encoding pancreatic propolypeptide YG-like isoform X2 produces the protein MLRQCMMLATLLVCLLAFWGQFADAYPPKPESPASNASPEDWAKYHAAVRHYVNLITRQRYGKRSSPEQAMEWLLYATDPNQDSEPRLDYNSEW, from the exons ATGCTGAGACAGTGCATGATGCTCGCCACGCTCCTCGTTtgtttgttggcgttttggggcCAGTTTGCGGATGCTTACCCGCCCAAACCCGAGAGTCCCGCCAGCAATGCGTCCCCGGAGGATTGGGCCAAGTATCACGCTGCTGTCAGGCATTATGTCAATCTCATCACCAGGCAGAG ATATGGGAAGAGATCATCTCCTGAGCAAGCAATGGAATGGCTGCTCTATGCTACGGATCCAAACCAAGACTCTGAACCACG ACTGGACTATAACAGCGAGTGGTAA